The proteins below are encoded in one region of Belonocnema kinseyi isolate 2016_QV_RU_SX_M_011 chromosome 1, B_treatae_v1, whole genome shotgun sequence:
- the LOC117181146 gene encoding uncharacterized protein LOC117181146 yields the protein MENGLIKMEGRVTADMVVSGDKIIIDGKHPVTQLLVMYYHRQAGHHGTERVVNDLRQRLYIPRIRTAVKKAWRDCLLCQHRRSMPAVPRMAPLPTPRVQSRVRPFTDTGVDYFGPIYVMIGRRREKRYGVLFTCLTVRAVHLEIAASLTTDSMIMAFRRMIARRGHPLRMYSDNGTNLRGASEELKRAVQELDKNEILRQMSKFQIQWNFIPPATPHMGGCWERLVKSVKKALESTLREQAPRKEVLQTLFAEAEYSVNSRPLTHVSDDPEDLTSLSPNDFLMLTPGKTQESHGPPGDFFNGNNLRRQWRISQHFADQF from the coding sequence ATGGAGAATGGACTGATTAAGATGGAAGGACGAGTGACCGCTGATATGGTCGTATCAGGCGACAAAATCATCATAGATGGTAAACATCCAGTAACCCAACTTCTAGTGATGTATTATCATCGCCAAGCAGGACATCATGGAACAGAAAGGGTAGTCAACGACCTACGACAAAGGTTATACATACCACGAATCCGGACAGCGGTAAAGAAAGCATGGCGCGACTGTCTTCTCTGCCAGCACCGAAGATCGATGCCTGCAGTGCCAAGGATGGCACCCTTGCCAACTCCGCGGGTGCAAAGTCGCGTTCGACCTTTCACTGACACGGGAGTCGATTATTTTGGGCCAATTTATGTGATGATTGGACGAAGGAGGGAGAAAAGGTATGGAGTGTTGTTTACCTGCTTGACTGTACGAGCAGTCCACTTGGAAATAGCGGCCTCATTAACGACGGACTCAATGATTATGGCTTTCCGTCGGATGATCGCTAGACGAGGACATCCCCTACGAATGTACTCGGACAACGGAACAAATTTAAGAGGAGCATCTGAAGAATTGAAAAGGGCCGTACAAGAGCTCGATAAAAATGAGATCCTACGACAGATGTCAAAATTCCAAATACAATGGAATTTTATTCCTCCAGCTACTCCGCATATGGGTGGATGCTGGGAACGCTTGGTAAAGTCTGTAAAAAAAGCTTTAGAGTCGACCTTGCGAGAACAAGCACCACGTAAAGAAGTGCTTCAGACTTTATTCGCCGAAGCGGAATATTCAGTGAACAGCCGACCATTGACGCACGTGTCTGACGATCCTGAAGATTTGACGAGTCTATCACCAAATGATTTCTTGATGTTGACACCTGGAAAAACTCAAGAATCACATGGTCCTCCCGGCGATTTTTTCAATGGCAACAACCTACGTCGACAATGGCGTATCTCTCAACACTTTGCCGATCAATTTTGA
- the LOC117181155 gene encoding uncharacterized protein LOC117181155: MDGLGNEGEQKKTQEGDGLITDPTQMGECGNTVPPSASASTEIPEKETLRRRTSRYSKSRRSGTSSASTIKRRQIEIDLEKAEEIARIEREAAEHQRVLVEQEADRQKKLAEMRAQLEQAKLDERAESLSGDSSEDRGSAHFGCTERTSVSKVRSWIGKLSNLLPEKTEKSAINDNPKKQERPRDELLPEVTVSHKYMARQALDKDLPPFDGNPADWQLFIGSFREYTKECGFSPRENVLRLRKCLKEEALEAVRASLVFTNVERVITTLERRFDRPEYIIDELTSQVTGMSHGFSSS, translated from the exons ATGGACGGATTAGGTAACGAGGGGGAGCAGAAGAAGACGCAAGAAGGAGATGGATTGATAACGGATCCAACACAAATGGGAGAGTGTGGGAACACCGTACCTCCTTCAGCTTCAGCTTCAACCGAGATCCCGGAGAAAGAAACACTAAGAAGAA GAACTTCGCGTTACTCTAAGTCTAGGCGATCGGGAACATCCTCTGCTAGTACTATTAAGCGGAGACAAATAGAGATAGATTTAGAGAAAGCTGAGGAAATCGCCCGAATTGAAAGAGAAGCGGCCGAACACCAAAGAGTATTGGTGGAACAGGAGGCTGATCGCCAAAAGAAATTAGCGGAAATGAGAGCCCAGTTAGAACAGGCAAAACTAGACGAACGTGCAGAAAGTCTGTCTGGAGACAGCAGCGAAGATAGAGGGTCAGCTCACTTTGGATGCACGGAACGGACTAGTGTCTCGAAAGTACGCTCATGGATCGGAAAATTGAGTAATCTTCTACCTGAAAAGACAGAGAAAAGTGCGATAAATGACAATCCGAAGAAGCAAGAAAGGCCAAGAGATGAATTGTTGCCTGAAGTGACAGTGAGTCACAAATATATGGCAAGACAAGCCCTTGATAAAGATTTGCCACCCTTTGACGGCAACCCAGCAGATTGGCAATTGTTTATAGGAAGTTTTCGCGAATATACTAAAGAATGCGGATTTTCACCGAGAGAAAATGTGCTTCGATTACGAAAGTGTTTAAAAGAGGAAGCACTGGAGGCAGTCCGAGCGTCACTAGTGTTTACAAACGTGGAAAGAGTGATAACAACTTTGGAGCGACGTTTCGATCGTCCAGAGTATATAATCGACGAACTGACAAGCCAAGTTACTGGGAT GTCTCATGGATTCTCATCTTCTTAA